The segment tcataattattaatgctatattttaaataacaaacctTTCTTGTTTAGCTTCTATAGAAAACGGCTGCggaagtaaatttaaaaattgatctATTTTATTCCAAACCATTGGTTCCTTCTCGAtctgaaaattttttttttctttagtaagtaagaaacattaaattataatataaagctgaagagtttgttactttgtttgtttgaacgtgctaatcttaAGAACTACTGGCTCGACGTGAAATAATGTTCTAGTGTTAGATAgtcatttatcgaggaagactataggctatatagcaTTATGCTATGACAaataagagcggagcatcaatgccTCTATACATGGCCGTGCATACGGTGTGAAGACAGAGTGCAAAagaatggagatagtttgaaatcctgggaaggacatacttttatcccgggaaaatatatggcACTAAGGGATAGGGCAATAAGGAAACtaccttaaggtggtagctcaaggtccattttcatacattttgtttcggctttaatctgggtaacttaACAAGTATTGGCAGAGTAAAATTCCACGTCTagttagttctcgcagttgaagaaaaatgtaaataattaataatcatggatatttctgcctttaaaatttcgtcatattaaattttaaggccgaaatatccatgattattaattacacGTTTTAACTGCGagaatcactaactagacgtgaatttaaattctttacttgccaatacttgtttagttacccagattaaagccgaaacaaaatgtatgaaaatggaccttgagctaccaccttaaccgCTGTAACTACTTACAAGAAAAGTTTCTTAGACGACTAACTATAATTTTGAACATATTAAGATCTGCATtaacagaatttaaaaaaaagtaaatgaagTGCAAAACTACTGCATTTTACGCAAAAACTTTTTTGTTGTCAATAAATCCGAATCGATCAAAAGATTCTATGTGACCATCGGAGGTTCGAGTACTACCAGTGTCGGATATTGCTGAAATTGTACCAGTTGCTCTTATAGAGCGGTTTGTTACTTTTATAGGCTTTTAATTTTCTTGGCCATCTTATATTTGCTATGTATGAGTCAGAAGGATTGGGTAATAACTAATAAGCCCTAATTCAGTGCCGCAACAAATAGaactttttttcaattttttattctttaatagaAGACAAACAGATAACAAACTGGTCTTATAAGTTATAAGGGTTTCTTTTGAGGTACttataaaactcaaaaaaaatattttctacgaaTAGATAACATGTTTCATTTTAGAGTCGgttataaaatgaaacattgaCGTTTGCGAGAGCTTATCACTAAAAGAGCTACAGAGGTCACCTAATGGTCAATGACCTATACCGCCTCTAAACACCCACAAAAAAACTCCGATCTGCGCTACCGGcatcaaaagaaaataatggGAATTATTACGATGCCAGTACCCTCTACCCTCTGGTAAACAGCATATTTGGCCTCGTGGAAATCTTATTCACCACAAAAagccaacaataaaaaataatttcgcgtCTGTATTACATAAGGTAGTATTACTACTCCAGCCAATCGGAACCTTTCTCGTAATACCTGTGAACTTATACCCACTTCGACAGTGTCTCTGCGCGCACCAATTTCACTaggcaatacaaaaaaaaatcccagGGATAATTCATAGTGTAGTTAAGGAGGTACCTATATTTAAggagttttttttgtattaaaaagacGCTTTTTTAGCAACTTAAGAAAGTAGCACTAATTTTTAAATGGttgtcaatattaaaaattgtaaataaattttcaattgcTTATAAAGAATTAGGTTAGATGTCATTATAGAAGCTTTTTTGCAGTCGCACcaagatatttttaagttaatctACATAAGTAATGAGAGTGGTGAAAGCTATCACCAAGgtattaattatatagaaatattaaatgttatcagttatttaaaaaagtaaaacctTGAAATGCGTGCGACTTTTGGTTTTCAATTAGAAACACACCAAACTCTTTTTACAACTGGCACactaaaaattaagaaagtGTATTTATTACGTTTCAATAATGTAGTAatacaactttataataattacatttattttttaattaagaatatcTATCTCGGAAACTTATACGTGACTGagatgttttatttactaatctTAATTCTCTAAAGCATGATGATCTCGAATCATATATTCAGACCTCCgggaaaataaaaaggaatatttaagtattttttgttgcagagttaaatcaaaatattgtcattataaTCTTTACAATTAAATCACTCATTCGCAAGTGAAATCGAACAGACTTGACAGTGTAAATACAACTAGGTACATGAATGATCATCTTATTACCATGTCTAATGTATAACTCGTGACCGTGAGTTATATTGAATAAATGAGCGGAACTAGGGGCACTATAGACCTTCATGATGACTGACGTTACAAGTTTCGGTCGAATTCTTGTGTTAgtctgatatattttaaaagtaaaatcataaaataataattaaaaaccttaTATAATCACCAAAATGAGGGCATGGAGCCTTTTAGGGATTGTGTAGGACACATGGAAAATGTTTAAGGCGAGCcgaatttgtatattattttgaatgccCAGTACCGTATAGTTACAAAAGAAATTGTTATATTTGCGTTCATTTTAAGCAACAGTTTCAGAGAAAGAACTGATCAAACATTATGAATTGGATAGAGACAAAgattaaacagtataattagTTAGACAGAGGGGCTTTGTCGTGCAGCATGACGTAGacgtaataaattttacattatttaaactgACAAGTATATTTGTAAACGTTATTTGTTAAAAAGTGATAAACGTAATATCTTTCttgtataagtacttaataaaagACAGATTGTTGATCCACTTATCTTatcatgttattttataaacagtcAAGAATGTAGCTAACGGCagttcaattaataaaatgttaaattataattaattaaaattttataataataattgctgAACATTATTTCGTCATTAGTTCATAAtttcatattgaaattaaataaacatgttataTGTAGATTTCTACTCGTTTAATTGCTAGCTCATTTTACGTAGCGCAGTGATAATTACTGGAAGGAAACTccttaatatctatatatataaaaatcaattgctgttcgttagtctcgctaaaactcgagaacggctgaacggatttatcttatcttggtcttgaattattcgtggaggtctagggaagatttaaaaggtgagaaaaattcgaataattgccgggaaaatcctcaaaacagcatttttctatttcccatacaaacgttttctaactaatacgtagagtcaatttgtaatttattaccgctgcataaagtttaaattcgcgtgcgcgttggaggatctaatatcgcgttctgaaactcaacaaaagtgaaagtgaatcgcgaacgcgacaaaattgcatagtctcaaaatacatagtacataaatagtggtcggcttcgagaaactcaattttagctaacttcagttgttaatataatatataactcaaaggtgactgacagtgatatatcaaggaacagcccaaaccattggacggatcgggctaagactttacatgcataaaggtactatgacgtaggcatccctaagaaaggattttgataaattctacccttaaggggataaaataggggatgaaagtttgtataaatgttcttagattttcgactgattgaactgaaattatagaatggggataaaattagtttgaacctataagtaccgggaaaatatgtagcaagacttttatcaaacagtggaattttatcctggaaaacaccttcacgcgggcgaagccgcgagcaaaagctagtaagatatatttatttaaacttgaaagaatatgtttttgtacGTTTGTTTGTGGAAATAGTAATTTAACAGttgtatttcatttataaacgaatgaagtaataatttctttttcgtaATAGAGTcaacataatatgaataataaataactacagGGCTCGGCATACGTTGTCCCGCTACAGACCGCGTTTAATGTCGACTACGTTTAAATGTTTTGGAACTCGACAATAGCGCCCCCTATCGTGTTCAAAATTATACTATCTTTCGAACTAGTACCAAGTAAAcacattaacaatatttaattgaaatcagGCAGGTGATTTCGGAGATTACTAACTTGAACGATTTGGGCACCACCAACTGTAAGTTAGTTGTACTACGCCTAAAACCTTTCCCCAAGTGCCAGCAATAAGATGACAAACTTTATCGCAAGTATAGTAGCGCATTAAATACGTATATAATCCTCATACTTacgtatacattttatttaatcaaaaaacCTGTTTTTGTGTATTCGACCAAATTCATTGTTCAAATTACACTTACCCATATAATTGTTTTCTATGAATTAACATTAAACAATGGAagttgaaatagttttatatttgataGCTGTTTCTATACATTGTTATAAGCTGCCCAGATGAACCATCCTGATagcttattatatatttgcagtCAACATTGCTGTTTCCAATTATTACGTAAAatccaatattttaattagtaatttgtCATTCCAGTTAGAAATTTGGACCCCACTTAGATTCCTTGTACCTACTATAACCAGTgtggtaatataaataacataggcTCAAGGATCTCATCATATGCTGTTGGCAGTTGCATTGATGTGGCCCAAACTAATAGAAGCTTTTATAAGATTGTTATTTGTGCCTAACTTCTATAAAAGATATTAATCATACTTCTAAACACCCTTTGAACTATTAAAATCTACAGTAATCTCTAATACCCACAGGAATGATTCAGTTCAGTACTCATTGATAAAACTAAAAGAGTTTGTCAACTACCTCTTGCAGCAGCTGACAAGGATATGGGATGCAAAATGTCACTcaagatgcaatttttaaactTACATTTTGAAGGATTCCTATAAAATAGTGGGATCATTAGTTACAAATCCAGCAGAACTCTATCAGTATATATcaaacttttgaaaaatgttaccATGACAAGTGGAGTCTGAATGTTAGCCAACTACTTTTGGATGTTCATAGTAGCTGATACAATAAACATgttgattaattacaatttacaggCTAATTATAGATACAAAATAACccatataacttttattaatgttaattatgttaatcagagtatttgttttgcaataaaatCTACCATTACCAGTATCTGTTCAGACCTATACTGccatgctaagctcaaaagcggtatctaaaaaatcaaaatctagatttttataGTGTCaaatagcttaaaaaaatacccatccaatgaaattacctaaataacagtctcttgtttagaacttgttaaaaaaagacataaaagAGTTTctagttttacatacaaaactatatttacaaaactttgattatctcGAATAAGGTTTCCTGACATACCGCTATCAGCTTAGCACAGCAGTATAATGGCAAAGCCtaagacatttttatattatattttgttgaaagTAGATGAGtctattaaatacatacattatttcCAAGTTCAACTTTATGCATTTTTCCCATTTGTTTAGCAACTAAAGGCCATATTTTGTGTTCTATAACAGAGTCAGGCTTCAAGGTAACACCTGGGTAATATTGATAGGCCAGTCCGTTTTCAAACACACCATATACTTTAGGAGCCAATCCAAGTACAttcagtgtttttatatttctgtaaaaaaatttaaacaccaaaaataaaaaaaatgccatgGGTTACATTCATGGGCCATTTCAAAAGCATTATCTCCACtttcaataacataatttcttacatacctatattatacttattgcTTTATGTATAAACTCACCTTAACTCAGCATTTCTGTCAATAAgcaaatcagttttatttccataaatCCGAACGAGCACTATCTCATCCTCACTGCTTTgatcattatttgaattgtctAAAGTGCAAGCCACTAGTTTATTGGTAATGCCATCAGTAAACATCTATAAAGGTCCATAGTATTATTCTCTTTTATTTACTgcaatgaattttgttttattatcgaGGTCCTGTTCAATGCTCATTACATACCTTAAAAGAAATTTTTTCCTTAGGCCAATTAGGCCGTATTGTCtccaaaagtttaaaaaattccGCCATAAACATCATTTTCATCTACTGTGACAGGCACATATACATCTCCGGCTGGAAGACAAACTGAAGTCATTTTATGACTGTCGAGTGACGATATTTTGATAAGAGTTACACAGAGCAGGTAACTATCGTGCAACCCACTACCCCGTACAATGCGTTGTGTTGCACTGCGGTACTCATTTTACGTTACTAGAATATTTACACGCAAACACATCCTCCCACATGCCTCCCACTTACAAACTCATAGTGATCTCACTTCCTtcaagatatagtgataaaatgaaaatgacCGCCAAAAGTAAAAATGCTATTGGACTTGGTCGCACAGCATGAAGccaatgttataatatgtattgaaacTTTTTTTCTCTCTTTGGCAAGGCAAAATATGGAAACTTATACTACGACCAGCTATGATATCGCACAGTACACTCTAATTTATTTGTCTCTGCAGTACtgtgtaaaacataatatatgatTTTGGTATATGAAtatcagagaccaataaactaatGAATATTCTCTTTGTAGCAAAGCTTTGGAGTACATCTCGACATAGGAGTGGGCAAATAGGCCTATTTATCGTAACAGATATAACaggtatgaataaaaataaatagtaactgttaaaaaaaaaattgtccctTTTCCAATTGTATTCCACAGTTTACTACAATATatgtaaaaactatattataaggcgatacctcaaggttcattttcatacattttgtttcggctttaatttaattaaacaagtattggtgtaaaagatttaaatttagttagtgattagttctcgcagttgaaagaaaaacgtaaaaataattaataatcatggatatttctgcctttaaaatttcgtcatattaaattttaaatgccgaaatatccatgattattaattatttttacgtttttatttcaactgcGAAAATCACTAACTAGGTATtatttgaatacaattaaaaaccGAAACATGGCTATGAAaatatcattcaaaataatataaaacttacggGTTGGTCACATGGTTTTAGAGCtgctattttaatttcacaGGTATGGGTGTCACaggtatttaatttagttaaggCTCATACCTTCTGACTTCCGTCAAGGAGAGAATATAATATGTCTGAGATAATATGATAGTGCTTCCACATAATATGATTTTGTACCATAAAGGTTATAAAAGAGCACTTCATGTATGTATTGCattatctatactctatactattatataaagctgaagagtttgtttgtttgtttgtttgtttgtttgaacgcgctaatctcaggaactaccggtccaaactgaaaaattctttttgcgttggatagccctttgttcgtggagtgctataggctatatatcatcacgctatacaataggagcggggcagtaatggctaatctcaggaaactaccggtctaaactgaaaaaatattttgcgttggatagccctttattcgtggagtgctataggtatatatcatcacgctatacccaataggagcagggcagtaatggctaatctcaggaactaccggtccaaactgaaaaatcttttgcgttggatagccctttgttcgtgagaGCTAtaggtatatatcatcacgctatattaggagcggagcagtagtaatggctaatctcaggaactaccgattcgaactgaaaaaatatttttgtgttgaatagtcctttgtttgtggagtgctcaaagttatatatcatcatagcactccacaaataaagggctatccaacacaaaacgaatttttcagttcaaactggtcgttcctgagattagccattactgctacgctcctctattgtcatagcgtgatgatatataacagagcactctacaaacaaagggctattcaacacaaaaatattttttcagttcgcatcggtagttcctgatgatagccattactgctccgctcctattaggtatagcgtgatgatatatagcatatagcactctacaaacaaagggctatccaacgcaaaaagacctcagtttggaccggtagttcctgagattagccattactgctattgggtatagcgtgatgaaatATAGCCTACTCAGCAAaagctattcaacgcaaaaagaatttttcagtttggacaggtagttcctgatattagccattactgctccgctcctattgggtatagcgtgatgatatatagcctatagcactccacgaacaaagggctatccaacgcaaaaagatttttttagtttggatcggtagttcctgagattagccattactgctccgctcctattgggtaaagcgtgatgatatatagcctatagcactccacgaacaaagggctatccaacacaaaaatatttttttcagtttggaccggtagttcctgagattagcgcgttcaaacaaacaaacaaactct is part of the Manduca sexta isolate Smith_Timp_Sample1 unplaced genomic scaffold, JHU_Msex_v1.0 HiC_scaffold_1519, whole genome shotgun sequence genome and harbors:
- the LOC115452994 gene encoding LOW QUALITY PROTEIN: ethanolamine kinase 2 (The sequence of the model RefSeq protein was modified relative to this genomic sequence to represent the inferred CDS: inserted 1 base in 1 codon; deleted 1 base in 1 codon) → MTSVCLPAGDVYVPVTVDENDVYGGIFKLLETIRPNWPKEKISFKMFTDGITNKLVACTLDNSNNDQSSEDEIVLVRIYGNKTDLLIDRNAELRNIKTLNVLGLAPKVYGVFENGLAYQYYPGVTLKPDSVIEHKIWPLVAKQMGKMHKVELGNNIEKEPMVWNKIDQFLNLLPQPFSIEAKQERFTNNFGSVTKLRIEFERLKSHLXKTQSPIVFAHNDLLLGNVIYNKDAGTISFIDYEYASYNYQAFDIANHFNEFVGLSIGDIDYNKYPSKDFQVSWIKEYLTEYLSATPTPHDVEKVYTEVQHHSLASHFLWGIWSLVQYELSDIDFDFGRYAVIRLNRYYELKNKVFKEIL